A single window of Candidatus Microthrix subdominans DNA harbors:
- a CDS encoding dihydroorotate dehydrogenase-like protein, with protein sequence MVELGCDWLGLRLANPFVVGASPLCDSADDAVALVDVGASAVVVHSLFEEQLIADQVSANRYLDSMIDTNAEAPSFLPETDVFSGSANPMLRHVRRLTEVLDVPVVASLNGVTPGGWTGYARELAGAGAAAIELNLYDVATDLDETGEDIEERQLSVVADVVGVVDVPVSVKLSPFYASVPNFVTRLEAVGAAGVVLFNRFYQPDLDLETLDIARHLVLSTPAELPMRLHAMAILHGRTQLSLAVSGGVHSGTDAAKAILSGADAVQLVSVLLKGGPSALARIVDELAGWMDAQGYRNLDEAKGATAMGNVANPHELQRLNYAQLLHSWSL encoded by the coding sequence ATGGTTGAGCTGGGTTGTGACTGGCTTGGGCTGCGGCTGGCCAACCCGTTCGTGGTCGGTGCATCGCCGCTGTGCGACTCGGCGGACGACGCTGTCGCCCTGGTCGACGTGGGCGCAAGCGCGGTGGTGGTGCACTCGCTGTTCGAGGAGCAGCTGATCGCCGATCAGGTTTCTGCCAACCGGTACCTCGACTCCATGATCGACACCAACGCAGAAGCCCCGTCGTTTCTCCCCGAGACCGATGTCTTCTCCGGCAGCGCCAACCCCATGCTGCGCCACGTCCGGCGCCTGACCGAGGTACTCGACGTACCGGTGGTGGCCTCCCTCAACGGCGTCACCCCGGGAGGCTGGACCGGTTACGCCCGGGAACTCGCCGGTGCAGGGGCCGCTGCCATCGAGTTGAACCTGTACGACGTGGCCACCGACCTCGACGAGACCGGTGAGGACATTGAGGAGCGCCAACTGAGCGTCGTCGCCGATGTGGTCGGCGTGGTGGACGTACCGGTTTCGGTGAAGCTGTCACCGTTCTACGCGTCGGTGCCCAACTTCGTCACCCGCCTGGAAGCCGTCGGGGCTGCTGGCGTGGTGTTGTTCAACCGGTTCTACCAACCGGACCTCGACCTGGAGACACTCGACATCGCGCGGCACCTGGTGCTGTCCACCCCGGCCGAGCTCCCGATGCGACTACATGCCATGGCAATCCTGCACGGCCGAACCCAGCTGTCGCTCGCCGTCAGCGGTGGGGTCCACAGCGGAACGGATGCGGCGAAGGCGATCCTCTCGGGGGCGGACGCCGTCCAGCTCGTGTCGGTGCTGCTCAAAGGCGGCCCATCAGCGCTCGCGCGCATCGTCGACGAACTCGCGGGCTGGATGGATGCCCAGGGCTACCGCAACCTCGACGAGGCGAAGGGCGCGACGGCGATGGGCAACGTCGCCAATCCACACGAACTCCAACGGCTCAACTACGCCCAGCTGCTGCACAGCTGGTCGCTCTGA
- a CDS encoding alpha-ketoacid dehydrogenase subunit beta has translation MSAVTYREALREGMRTALANDERVFLMGEDVGQYGGCFAVSLGLLEEFGAERVRDTPLSESAFVGAGVGAAMAGQRPIVEIMTANFSLLALDQILNNAATLSHMSGGQFNVPLVIRMTTGAGRQLAAQHSHSLEAWYAHIPGLRVVTPATVADAAGMLLTALEDPDPVLIFEHAGLFTLPGELPDGPTPVDLDTAMLMRAGGDVTVVTHGAGVHTCLEAAESLADTADLEVIDLRTLRPLDEVTVLESVGRTGRLVVVEEGWRSGGIGAELAARVAEHAFWDLDAPVERVATAEVPIPYAKHLETAALPSVENVIEAVRRVTR, from the coding sequence ATGAGCGCCGTCACCTACCGCGAGGCGCTGCGAGAGGGCATGCGGACAGCGCTCGCCAACGACGAGCGGGTGTTTCTGATGGGCGAGGACGTGGGCCAATACGGCGGGTGCTTCGCAGTCAGCCTCGGCCTGTTGGAAGAGTTCGGAGCCGAACGGGTGCGCGACACGCCGCTGTCCGAATCTGCGTTTGTGGGTGCCGGCGTGGGGGCGGCCATGGCCGGGCAGCGCCCGATCGTGGAGATCATGACGGCCAACTTCAGCCTGCTGGCCCTCGACCAGATCCTCAACAACGCCGCCACCCTCTCGCACATGTCAGGCGGACAGTTCAACGTACCGCTGGTGATCCGCATGACCACCGGTGCCGGTCGCCAGCTCGCGGCCCAACACAGCCACAGTCTGGAGGCGTGGTACGCGCACATCCCCGGCCTGCGCGTCGTCACCCCGGCCACGGTGGCCGATGCAGCCGGGATGCTCCTCACCGCGCTCGAGGATCCCGATCCGGTGCTGATCTTCGAACACGCCGGCCTGTTCACACTGCCCGGTGAGCTGCCCGACGGGCCCACGCCGGTGGACCTGGACACAGCAATGTTGATGCGGGCAGGTGGAGATGTCACCGTCGTCACCCACGGAGCCGGGGTGCATACCTGCCTGGAGGCCGCCGAGTCGTTGGCTGACACCGCCGACCTCGAGGTGATCGACCTGAGGACGCTACGACCACTCGACGAGGTCACCGTGTTGGAGTCGGTGGGTCGCACCGGACGCCTGGTTGTGGTCGAGGAGGGCTGGCGCAGCGGAGGGATCGGCGCGGAGTTGGCGGCGCGGGTTGCAGAACACGCTTTCTGGGACCTGGACGCCCCGGTTGAGCGTGTGGCCACCGCCGAGGTTCCGATCCCCTATGCCAAGCACCTCGAAACGGCGGCGTTGCCATCGGTCGAGAACGTGATCGAGGCGGTGCGGCGGGTGACGAGGTGA
- the acsA gene encoding acetate--CoA ligase, with product MSHNTIPPSSRPDRVPNLVDYDAEHSAFRWIDAEARLEGLPGGGLNIAHEAVDRHAAGLLADRVALRFIHRDDTVTDLTYAELAKATSRFAEVLAMLGVGRGERVVTLAGRVPELYTAALGTLKAGAVFCPLFSAFGPEPIHQRLAKGNVAVLVTTASLYRRKVAALRERLPELRHVLLIDGDGDPDAGVHSLAELMAQMPGEAPPADTSAEDPALLHFTSGSTGRPKGALHVHRAVVAHHATGGYALDLHPDDIFWCTADPGWVTGTSYGIIAPLTHGVTVIVDEADFNARRWYRILDEQRVTVWYTAPTAIRMLMRAGNDLPAEADLSSLAMVSSVGEPLNPEAVVWGAEVLGHTIHDNWWQTETGGIMVANFPACEVRPGSMGRPLPGIDVAIAAVDSNNEPTVNDDGSLRLITEPGGEGMIAIGTGWPSMFRAYLHEDERYTRSFVDGWYLSGDLATRDIDGYLWFVGRADDVIKTAGHLIGPFEVESALMEHPSVVEAGVIGVPDELAGNIVKAFVTLAPGVEWDDDLRLELIGHARRRLGAAVAPREIACEPHLPKTRSGKIMRRVLRARELGEDEGDLSTLEPDPDQNPGTDEPTQESPHDR from the coding sequence ATGAGCCACAACACGATCCCGCCTTCCTCCCGACCCGACCGGGTACCCAACCTCGTCGACTACGACGCCGAGCACTCCGCGTTCCGGTGGATCGACGCTGAGGCCCGCCTCGAAGGTCTCCCGGGAGGCGGCCTGAACATCGCCCACGAGGCGGTCGACCGCCACGCTGCGGGCCTCCTGGCCGACCGGGTGGCGTTGCGCTTCATCCATCGCGACGACACGGTGACCGACCTCACCTACGCCGAACTTGCCAAAGCCACCAGCCGGTTCGCAGAGGTGCTCGCCATGCTCGGCGTAGGCCGCGGCGAACGGGTCGTCACCCTCGCCGGCCGGGTTCCCGAGCTCTACACCGCTGCGCTCGGCACCCTCAAGGCAGGGGCGGTCTTCTGCCCCCTGTTCTCTGCCTTCGGGCCCGAGCCCATCCACCAGCGCCTCGCGAAGGGCAACGTCGCCGTGCTGGTGACCACCGCCTCGCTGTACCGCCGCAAGGTCGCAGCTCTGCGAGAACGGCTGCCCGAATTGCGCCACGTGCTGCTGATCGACGGCGACGGCGATCCGGACGCCGGGGTGCACAGCCTCGCCGAGCTGATGGCCCAAATGCCCGGCGAGGCACCCCCGGCCGACACCAGCGCCGAGGATCCGGCCCTGCTGCACTTCACCTCTGGATCCACCGGTCGGCCCAAGGGAGCGCTGCACGTGCATCGCGCCGTCGTCGCCCACCACGCCACCGGTGGCTACGCGCTCGATCTGCACCCGGACGACATCTTCTGGTGCACCGCCGACCCCGGGTGGGTCACCGGTACCTCCTACGGAATCATCGCCCCGCTGACCCATGGGGTGACGGTCATCGTCGATGAGGCCGATTTCAATGCCCGTCGCTGGTACCGCATCCTCGACGAGCAACGGGTGACCGTCTGGTACACCGCACCCACGGCCATCCGCATGCTCATGCGCGCCGGCAACGACCTGCCGGCCGAGGCGGACCTGTCCTCGCTTGCGATGGTGTCCTCGGTCGGCGAGCCGCTCAACCCGGAGGCTGTCGTGTGGGGCGCAGAAGTGCTCGGCCACACGATCCACGACAACTGGTGGCAGACCGAGACCGGCGGGATCATGGTTGCCAACTTCCCGGCATGCGAGGTGCGACCCGGGTCGATGGGTCGCCCGCTGCCGGGCATCGACGTGGCCATCGCGGCCGTGGACAGCAACAACGAACCCACCGTGAACGACGATGGCAGCCTGCGGCTCATCACCGAGCCGGGCGGTGAGGGCATGATCGCCATCGGTACCGGTTGGCCCTCGATGTTCCGTGCCTACCTGCACGAAGATGAGCGCTACACGCGTTCCTTCGTCGACGGGTGGTATCTCTCGGGCGATCTGGCCACCCGAGACATCGATGGATACCTGTGGTTCGTCGGCCGCGCCGACGACGTCATCAAGACCGCCGGGCATCTGATCGGACCCTTCGAGGTGGAATCCGCGCTCATGGAACACCCATCGGTCGTGGAAGCGGGTGTGATCGGCGTACCCGACGAGCTCGCCGGAAACATCGTCAAGGCATTCGTCACCCTCGCCCCCGGGGTCGAGTGGGACGACGACCTGCGCCTCGAGCTGATCGGCCACGCACGACGCCGCCTCGGCGCAGCGGTGGCCCCAAGAGAAATCGCCTGCGAACCGCACCTGCCCAAGACCCGCAGTGGCAAGATCATGCGGCGGGTCCTCCGGGCCCGCGAGCTGGGCGAAGATGAGGGCGACCTGTCCACCTTGGAGCCCGACCCGGACCAGAATCCGGGCACCGACGAACCAACCCAGGAGTCCCCCCATGACCGGTGA
- a CDS encoding acyl carrier protein — translation MTSDEARTLIADCLRGIAPEVDLDEADPASTMADELDLDSMDLISLYEALHDRTGLDLPESDYQQLATLQGAVDYLVART, via the coding sequence ATGACCAGCGACGAAGCGCGCACCCTGATCGCCGACTGCCTCCGGGGCATCGCACCCGAGGTGGACCTCGACGAAGCCGATCCCGCGAGCACGATGGCCGACGAACTCGACCTCGACTCCATGGACCTGATCTCGCTGTACGAGGCCCTGCACGACCGCACAGGCCTGGACCTGCCAGAGTCCGACTACCAGCAGCTCGCCACCCTCCAGGGCGCAGTCGACTACCTGGTGGCCCGCACCTGA
- the nifJ gene encoding pyruvate:ferredoxin (flavodoxin) oxidoreductase, whose protein sequence is MQTVDANEAVASVAYRLSEVIAIYPITPASPMGEHADEWSVAEQVNLWGSIPQVIEMQSEGGAAGAVHGALQAGALTTTFTASQGLLLMLPNLYKIAGELTSFCLHVAARSIATHALSIFGDHSDVMAARQSGFALLASGSPQEAQDLAAIAHAATLVSRVPFLHFFDGFRTSHEIQKLAAIDDATLHSLLDPGAIAAHSDRALSPEHPVVRGTSQNPDAFFQGREAANAFHDACPDVVADTMARFAELTGRSYAPFNYVGHPQAERVVVMMGSGAQCAHETVEHLVAAGEKVGLVKVRLYRPFSMERFTEALPTSVRSIAVLDRTKEPGSTGEPLLLDVIASLVDALGDGRIDALPQIIGGRYGLSSKEFTPAMAKSVFDELEATAPRRRFTVGINDDVTHLSLPVAEGFDIEADDVTRAVFFGLGSDGTVSSNKAAIRIIGAATELHCQGHFVYDSKKAGATTVSHLRFGPRPIRSTYEITRAGFVGVHEPGFLERLDVLEVADEGATVLLNTTVAPDQLWDSLPAEAQRVLSERNCRLYAIDATRVAEANGLGRRINTVMSTCFFALSGVLPRDEAIAAVKQSVSDTWGKRGPEIERRNFQAIDATLAELHEVAVGTPDSARHRPPTVPVDAPDFVANVTRLLLEGHGDRLPVSAFPPDGTWPTGTSKYEKRAIAIDIPIWEPDLCVQCNRCSMICPHAAIRTKVFEPDAAASAPPSFRHVAEEHTQALEGLQYVVQVAPDDCTGCRLCVEVCPAKDRSQPKRKAINMRPAEEHRERERESFAFYQSIPDVTRSLIPERSRTLPLLQPLFEFSGACAGCGETPYLRLLTQLYGDRLVMANATGCSSIYGGNLPTTPYTTNADGRGPAWNNSLFEDNAEFGLGMRLGVDSQEERVRTLLERLASVLPARLLSELRAPCDPDAESIAERRQLVAELTRRLMELPESDVDTDDVAELLRLADHLVPRSVWIVGGDGWAYDIGFGGLDHVLASDRKVNVLVLDTEVYSNTGGQASKATPMGAVAKYASAGKETGKKDLGLLAMTYGHVYVASVAMQARNNQTVKALLEAEAHPGPSLIIAHSPCIAHGYDLAHSPTQQRRAIDSGAWPLYRFDPRRIAEGEPPLKIDADPLSIPMDTYMREEARFRMVELRDPERFKQLVNAAEAGAAERHALYQQLAQIRFPVTEGPAQEDTDG, encoded by the coding sequence ATGCAGACGGTGGACGCCAACGAGGCGGTGGCCTCGGTCGCCTACCGCCTCAGCGAGGTGATCGCCATCTACCCGATCACCCCAGCGTCACCGATGGGTGAGCACGCCGATGAATGGTCGGTGGCCGAACAGGTGAACCTCTGGGGATCGATACCCCAGGTCATCGAGATGCAGTCCGAAGGCGGTGCGGCAGGCGCCGTGCACGGCGCGTTGCAGGCCGGGGCGCTGACCACCACCTTCACCGCATCGCAGGGTCTGTTGTTGATGCTCCCCAACCTCTACAAGATCGCCGGAGAGCTGACCTCGTTCTGCCTGCACGTGGCGGCACGAAGCATCGCCACCCACGCGCTGTCGATCTTCGGGGACCACTCCGATGTGATGGCCGCCCGCCAGAGCGGGTTCGCCCTGCTGGCATCGGGCTCCCCCCAGGAAGCTCAGGACCTCGCCGCCATCGCTCACGCAGCGACCCTGGTCTCGCGGGTACCGTTCCTTCACTTCTTCGACGGGTTCCGCACCTCACACGAGATTCAGAAGCTGGCGGCGATCGATGACGCCACGCTGCACTCGTTGCTCGATCCCGGGGCCATCGCCGCACACAGCGATCGGGCCCTCTCCCCCGAACACCCCGTCGTGAGGGGAACGTCGCAGAACCCCGACGCCTTCTTTCAGGGTCGTGAGGCGGCCAACGCGTTCCACGATGCGTGTCCCGACGTCGTCGCCGACACGATGGCTCGTTTCGCCGAGCTGACCGGCCGCTCCTATGCGCCGTTCAACTACGTCGGCCATCCCCAAGCGGAGCGGGTCGTGGTGATGATGGGCTCGGGTGCGCAGTGTGCTCATGAGACCGTGGAGCACCTCGTGGCCGCCGGAGAAAAGGTGGGACTCGTGAAGGTGCGGCTGTACCGCCCCTTCTCGATGGAGCGCTTCACCGAGGCGCTGCCCACGTCCGTTCGCTCGATTGCGGTACTCGACCGCACCAAAGAGCCCGGCTCCACCGGTGAACCCCTTCTGTTGGATGTCATCGCGTCGCTGGTGGACGCACTAGGCGACGGCCGCATCGATGCCCTGCCCCAAATCATCGGTGGCCGCTACGGGCTCTCCTCCAAGGAGTTCACCCCGGCCATGGCCAAGTCGGTCTTCGACGAGCTCGAGGCCACGGCGCCGCGGCGCCGCTTCACGGTGGGCATCAACGATGACGTCACCCACCTGTCGCTACCGGTGGCGGAGGGATTCGACATCGAGGCGGACGATGTCACCCGAGCCGTGTTCTTTGGTCTCGGATCCGACGGCACGGTCAGCAGCAACAAGGCCGCCATTCGCATCATCGGGGCCGCCACCGAGCTTCACTGCCAGGGCCACTTCGTGTACGACTCCAAGAAGGCCGGCGCCACCACAGTGTCGCACCTGCGCTTCGGACCCCGGCCGATCCGCTCGACCTACGAGATCACACGAGCGGGGTTCGTCGGTGTGCACGAGCCGGGTTTCCTGGAACGCTTGGACGTCCTGGAGGTGGCGGACGAGGGTGCCACCGTGCTGCTCAACACCACCGTTGCGCCCGACCAGTTGTGGGACAGCCTTCCGGCGGAAGCACAGCGGGTTCTGTCCGAACGCAACTGCCGCCTGTACGCCATCGACGCCACCCGTGTCGCTGAGGCCAACGGCCTGGGTCGGCGGATCAACACGGTCATGTCGACCTGCTTCTTCGCACTGTCCGGCGTCCTTCCCCGCGACGAGGCGATCGCCGCAGTGAAGCAGTCGGTCAGCGACACCTGGGGCAAGCGGGGACCCGAGATCGAGCGTCGCAACTTCCAGGCCATCGACGCCACCCTGGCCGAACTGCACGAGGTTGCAGTCGGCACCCCCGACAGCGCCAGGCACCGCCCGCCGACCGTGCCAGTGGACGCTCCCGATTTCGTCGCCAACGTGACGCGGCTGCTGCTCGAGGGCCACGGTGACCGACTGCCCGTCAGCGCCTTCCCGCCCGACGGCACCTGGCCCACGGGCACCAGCAAGTACGAGAAGCGTGCCATCGCGATCGACATCCCGATCTGGGAACCCGACCTGTGCGTGCAGTGCAACCGCTGCTCGATGATCTGCCCGCACGCTGCGATCCGCACGAAGGTCTTCGAGCCCGACGCTGCCGCATCGGCCCCGCCGAGTTTCCGGCACGTGGCCGAAGAACATACCCAGGCGCTCGAGGGGCTCCAGTACGTGGTTCAGGTGGCGCCCGACGACTGCACGGGCTGTCGGCTCTGCGTGGAGGTGTGCCCTGCAAAGGATCGTTCGCAGCCGAAGCGCAAAGCCATCAACATGAGGCCGGCTGAGGAGCACCGCGAACGCGAGCGCGAATCGTTCGCCTTCTACCAATCGATACCGGACGTCACCCGTTCACTCATTCCGGAGCGATCGAGAACCCTCCCGCTGCTCCAGCCGCTGTTCGAATTTTCGGGGGCGTGCGCCGGTTGCGGGGAGACCCCGTACCTACGGTTGCTCACCCAGCTCTACGGGGATCGCCTGGTGATGGCGAACGCCACGGGTTGCTCCTCGATCTACGGCGGCAACCTGCCTACTACCCCATATACGACCAATGCCGACGGACGCGGCCCCGCGTGGAACAACTCGCTGTTCGAGGACAACGCCGAGTTTGGTCTCGGCATGCGTCTCGGCGTGGACTCCCAGGAGGAGCGTGTCCGGACGTTGCTCGAGCGCCTCGCTTCGGTGTTGCCCGCCCGGCTGCTCAGCGAGCTGCGCGCGCCTTGTGACCCCGATGCCGAGTCGATCGCAGAACGCCGCCAACTGGTGGCGGAGCTGACCCGCCGGCTTATGGAGCTGCCCGAGTCGGACGTGGACACCGACGATGTGGCGGAACTGCTGCGGTTGGCCGACCACCTGGTGCCACGTTCGGTGTGGATCGTCGGCGGTGACGGATGGGCCTACGACATCGGCTTCGGTGGGCTGGATCACGTACTGGCCTCCGACCGCAAGGTGAACGTGTTGGTCCTCGACACCGAGGTGTACTCCAACACCGGCGGTCAGGCATCCAAGGCCACCCCGATGGGGGCCGTGGCCAAGTATGCGTCCGCCGGCAAGGAGACTGGGAAGAAGGACCTCGGGCTGCTGGCGATGACCTACGGCCACGTCTACGTCGCAAGCGTCGCCATGCAGGCCCGCAACAACCAGACGGTCAAGGCATTGCTGGAGGCCGAAGCGCATCCCGGGCCGTCCCTGATCATCGCCCACAGCCCGTGCATCGCTCACGGATACGACCTGGCGCACTCACCCACCCAGCAGCGCCGCGCAATCGACAGCGGCGCCTGGCCGCTGTACCGGTTCGATCCCCGCCGGATCGCGGAGGGCGAGCCTCCGCTGAAGATCGACGCCGACCCGCTGTCGATACCCATGGACACCTACATGCGCGAAGAGGCCCGGTTCCGCATGGTAGAGCTGCGCGACCCGGAGCGCTTCAAACAGCTCGTGAACGCAGCGGAGGCGGGAGCTGCTGAGCGACACGCCCTGTATCAGCAGCTCGCTCAAATCAGGTTCCCGGTAACGGAGGGCCCAGCACAGGAGGACACCGATGGTTGA
- a CDS encoding 2-oxo acid dehydrogenase subunit E2, which produces MSDFLMPSLGADMEEGTIVEWRVSVGDRVTRGDVVAVVNTDKADLDMEVFTTGVVEELLVPEGVRTPVGTPLARIGSGDDATNAAQEAIVPTDAPTEPTPQPEPTPRSTPAPEPTSRPQPTPPSEPAHRPTPDPVPTGGVGRHHASVVLSPLVRRLAYDLAVDPGLLHGTGPGGRITRDDVERAGHHRHSATPRARRLARERDFNLDGVTGTGPRGAVRAGDIERLTARRASAERPTLAPTPAPSDEDRRRVARSAIARVMERAWREIPHYRLSSTIDLEPALGWLEALNAQRSPRERILPAAALLRATALAATEVRELNGWWTEDAVRPSDVVDLGTVVSLRQGGVVTPTIADAAALGIDETMAALRRLVAGARTGGLRGSDMGEASITVTNLGDQGADEVHGVIRPPQVALVGFGRIRSRPWVEGSTVGAHRSVIVTLAADHRASDGRTGSRFLHMLERALTDPDRLAGPPS; this is translated from the coding sequence GTGAGCGACTTCCTGATGCCCTCGTTGGGGGCCGACATGGAGGAGGGCACGATTGTGGAATGGCGTGTCAGCGTCGGCGATCGTGTCACCAGGGGTGACGTGGTGGCGGTGGTGAACACCGACAAGGCGGACCTCGACATGGAGGTGTTCACCACCGGCGTGGTGGAGGAACTGCTGGTCCCGGAGGGCGTCCGAACACCCGTGGGAACCCCGCTGGCCAGGATCGGATCCGGCGACGACGCAACGAACGCCGCTCAGGAAGCCATCGTTCCCACGGACGCTCCAACCGAACCGACACCGCAACCGGAGCCGACTCCCCGATCCACGCCGGCGCCGGAACCAACGTCTCGGCCCCAGCCGACGCCGCCATCCGAACCGGCCCACCGGCCGACCCCGGATCCGGTGCCGACGGGTGGGGTTGGTCGCCACCACGCTTCGGTGGTGCTGTCACCCCTGGTGCGACGCCTCGCCTACGACCTCGCTGTTGACCCCGGCCTCCTGCACGGCACGGGACCGGGGGGACGCATCACGCGCGACGACGTCGAGCGCGCCGGTCACCATCGCCACAGCGCAACGCCGCGCGCCCGTCGCCTCGCCCGGGAGCGTGACTTCAACCTCGACGGGGTCACGGGCACCGGCCCCCGGGGAGCGGTCCGGGCCGGCGACATCGAACGCCTCACCGCTCGACGCGCCTCAGCGGAACGCCCAACGCTCGCACCCACACCTGCACCGTCGGATGAGGACCGCCGGCGGGTGGCCCGGTCGGCCATCGCTCGCGTCATGGAGCGGGCCTGGCGCGAGATCCCCCACTACCGGCTCAGCTCCACCATCGATCTGGAGCCCGCACTCGGTTGGCTGGAGGCGCTCAACGCGCAACGATCGCCGCGGGAGCGGATCCTCCCCGCAGCCGCCCTGCTGCGTGCCACCGCCCTGGCGGCCACCGAGGTGCGCGAGCTGAACGGTTGGTGGACCGAGGACGCGGTCCGGCCCAGCGATGTGGTCGACCTCGGCACCGTGGTGTCGCTGCGCCAGGGCGGGGTCGTCACCCCCACCATCGCAGATGCTGCCGCGCTCGGCATCGACGAGACCATGGCTGCCCTCCGCCGCCTGGTCGCCGGAGCCCGCACCGGGGGGCTGCGCGGCTCCGACATGGGCGAGGCGTCGATCACCGTGACCAACCTGGGTGACCAGGGAGCCGATGAGGTGCACGGTGTGATCCGACCACCCCAGGTGGCGCTGGTCGGCTTCGGTCGGATCCGGTCACGTCCCTGGGTCGAAGGCAGCACCGTCGGCGCGCACCGCAGCGTGATCGTCACCCTGGCAGCGGACCATCGCGCCTCCGACGGACGCACCGGCAGTCGATTCCTGCACATGCTCGAACGTGCCCTGACAGACCCCGACCGGCTCGCCGGTCCTCCCAGCTAG
- the pdhA gene encoding pyruvate dehydrogenase (acetyl-transferring) E1 component subunit alpha: MTGELATVDPDTARRLLHQMVRIRRFEERCVELYSAAKIRGFLHLYVGEEAVATGIIDQLRPEDSIVATYRDHGHALARGVSMRSITAEMFGRQEGCSRGRGGSMHLFDADTNFYGGNAIVAAGLPVAVGLALAAKRTGSEAITACFFGEGAVAEGEFHESLNLAALWNLPVLFCCENNLYAMGTPLASSESDPDIALKASSYGMAAWPVDGMDVLAVHQAATRAMATVRADGGPVLLELRTYRFRAHSMYDPERYRDHEEVERWRERDPIDALVKVLRERGEMDDDALTELEAEVSAEIDEAVAYAEAGTLEPVEDLTRFVYSEGSTAAPARQGVR, from the coding sequence ATGACCGGTGAGCTGGCAACCGTAGACCCGGACACGGCACGCAGGTTGCTGCACCAGATGGTGCGTATCCGCCGGTTCGAGGAACGCTGTGTGGAGCTGTACTCGGCGGCGAAGATCCGGGGGTTCCTTCACCTGTACGTCGGTGAGGAAGCGGTCGCCACCGGGATCATCGACCAACTCCGCCCCGAGGACTCGATCGTGGCCACCTACCGGGACCACGGTCATGCGCTTGCCCGGGGGGTGTCGATGCGGTCGATCACCGCCGAGATGTTCGGCCGGCAGGAGGGCTGCAGCCGTGGCCGAGGCGGTTCCATGCACCTGTTCGACGCCGACACCAACTTCTACGGCGGTAATGCCATCGTGGCTGCCGGGCTGCCGGTGGCGGTGGGCCTTGCCCTCGCAGCGAAGCGCACCGGCTCGGAGGCCATCACCGCATGCTTCTTCGGCGAGGGTGCTGTGGCCGAGGGCGAGTTTCACGAGTCCCTCAACCTGGCGGCGCTGTGGAACCTACCGGTGCTGTTCTGCTGCGAGAACAACCTCTATGCCATGGGCACGCCCCTGGCGAGCTCGGAGTCGGACCCCGACATCGCACTGAAGGCCTCCAGCTACGGGATGGCGGCCTGGCCTGTGGACGGCATGGACGTGCTCGCGGTCCACCAGGCCGCAACCCGGGCGATGGCCACCGTGCGCGCCGACGGAGGGCCGGTGCTGTTGGAGCTGCGCACCTACCGCTTCCGTGCACATTCCATGTATGACCCCGAGCGCTACCGCGACCACGAGGAGGTGGAGCGTTGGCGTGAACGCGATCCCATCGACGCGCTGGTCAAGGTGCTGCGCGAACGCGGCGAAATGGACGACGACGCACTCACCGAGCTGGAGGCCGAGGTATCCGCCGAGATCGACGAGGCGGTGGCCTACGCCGAGGCGGGCACCCTCGAACCGGTCGAGGACCTGACCCGGTTTGTGTACTCCGAGGGTTCCACCGCAGCCCCCGCACGTCAGGGTGTCCGATGA